In the Kitasatospora terrestris genome, one interval contains:
- a CDS encoding Mut7-C RNAse domain-containing protein, whose product MERPEIWISFAPELHLFVASARRTGRSAVRTDGASTLGHVVESLGVPLTEVGTLLVDGRPADTSHVPRGSEEIEVRSVARPQPVAGPTRFLLDVHLGTLTRRLRLLGIDAAYENPDIGDAALAARSAAEQRVLLSRDRGLLRRRELWAGAYVYSHRPADQLRDVLSRFAPPLAPWTRCTACNGTLRPAAKEAVHRQLLDGTQHAYDAFAQCTACAQVYWRGAHHARLNEIVDEALRDFGTPGAVPA is encoded by the coding sequence GTGGAGAGACCGGAGATCTGGATCAGCTTCGCTCCCGAGCTGCACCTCTTCGTCGCCTCGGCGCGGCGGACGGGGCGGTCCGCGGTGCGCACCGACGGCGCCTCGACGCTCGGCCACGTCGTGGAGTCCCTCGGAGTCCCGCTCACCGAGGTCGGCACGCTGCTCGTCGACGGCCGGCCGGCCGACACCTCGCACGTCCCCCGCGGCAGCGAGGAGATCGAGGTGCGGAGCGTGGCCAGGCCCCAGCCCGTCGCCGGCCCGACCCGCTTCCTGCTCGACGTCCACCTCGGGACCCTCACCCGCAGGCTGCGGCTGCTCGGCATCGACGCGGCGTACGAGAACCCGGACATCGGGGACGCCGCCCTGGCCGCCCGCTCGGCAGCCGAGCAGCGCGTGCTGCTCTCCCGCGACCGCGGTCTGCTGCGCCGACGCGAGCTCTGGGCGGGCGCCTACGTCTACAGCCACCGCCCCGCCGACCAGCTCAGGGACGTCCTCTCCCGGTTCGCGCCACCGCTCGCCCCGTGGACCAGGTGCACGGCCTGCAACGGAACGCTCCGTCCGGCCGCCAAGGAGGCGGTGCACCGGCAGCTGCTGGACGGCACCCAGCACGCGTACGACGCCTTCGCCCAGTGCACCGCCTGCGCCCAGGTCTACTGGCGCGGCGCCCACCACGCCCGGCTCAACGAGATCGTCGACGAGGCCCTGCGCGACTTCGGCACGCCCGGGGCCGTCCCCGCCTGA
- a CDS encoding alpha/beta hydrolase, with translation MRHAPVTPNGDLIRWIEIPGSGPCTRLYLHGLGASSPVYWAAAAAHPLLAGHRSLLLDLLGFGISDRPTDFGYTLEEHADAVALALESAGVEGAEVVAHSLGGAVAILLAARHPRLVSRLVLVDSVLDPAPPVLTPGSSGIASYTEEEFLAHGWARTEERVGPTWWATMRLAGRVALHRTTVHRGRGTVPGLREQLSGLSVPRTFLHPEADGAPAGAAELAAAGVVIRAVPDCGHNIMFDNPEAFARATAEALGGR, from the coding sequence ATGCGCCATGCCCCCGTGACCCCGAACGGCGATCTGATCCGCTGGATCGAGATCCCCGGCAGCGGGCCGTGCACCCGCCTGTACCTGCACGGGCTCGGCGCGAGCTCGCCGGTGTACTGGGCGGCCGCGGCGGCCCATCCGCTGCTGGCCGGGCACCGTTCGCTGCTGCTGGACCTGCTGGGCTTCGGCATCAGCGACCGCCCCACCGACTTCGGCTACACGCTGGAGGAGCACGCCGACGCGGTGGCCCTCGCCCTGGAGTCGGCCGGGGTGGAGGGTGCGGAGGTGGTCGCGCACAGCCTGGGCGGCGCGGTGGCGATCCTGCTGGCGGCGCGTCATCCGAGGCTGGTGTCGCGGCTGGTGCTGGTGGACTCGGTGCTGGACCCGGCGCCGCCGGTGCTCACGCCGGGCAGCTCCGGGATCGCCAGCTACACCGAGGAGGAGTTCCTGGCGCACGGCTGGGCGCGGACCGAGGAACGGGTCGGGCCGACCTGGTGGGCGACGATGCGGCTGGCGGGCCGGGTGGCGCTCCACCGCACCACCGTGCACCGCGGCCGCGGGACGGTGCCCGGGCTGCGGGAGCAGCTGTCGGGGCTGTCCGTGCCGCGGACGTTCCTGCACCCCGAGGCGGACGGCGCGCCGGCGGGCGCGGCGGAGCTGGCGGCCGCGGGAGTGGTGATCCGGGCGGTGCCGGACTGCGGCCACAACATCATGTTCGACAACCCCGAGGCCTTCGCCCGCGCCACCGCCGAGGCCCTGGGCGGCCGGTGA
- a CDS encoding PadR family transcriptional regulator encodes MLKLAILGFLHDQPLHGYELRRHLAALTGHVRPISDGTLYPAIKRLESDGLLVRETEPGSAAAPRHTLHLTPAGRDALLHHLREPEQLDISDENRWFTVLAFLRHLDHPAEQAAVLRRRLAFLHEPASFFYEDGRPLRAEDVADPFRSGILRIARATTEAELAWLTDTLATLEG; translated from the coding sequence ATGCTCAAGCTCGCGATCCTCGGGTTCCTCCACGACCAGCCGCTGCACGGCTACGAGCTGCGCCGCCACCTCGCCGCCCTCACCGGACACGTCCGGCCCATCAGCGACGGCACCCTCTACCCCGCGATCAAGCGCCTCGAGTCCGACGGCCTGCTCGTCCGCGAAACCGAACCCGGCAGCGCCGCCGCCCCCCGCCACACCCTCCACCTCACCCCGGCCGGACGCGACGCGCTCCTCCACCACCTGCGCGAGCCCGAGCAGTTGGACATCAGCGACGAGAACCGCTGGTTCACCGTCCTCGCCTTCCTGCGCCACCTCGACCACCCCGCCGAACAGGCCGCCGTCCTCCGCCGCCGGCTCGCCTTCCTCCACGAACCCGCCAGCTTCTTCTACGAGGACGGCCGCCCCCTGCGTGCCGAGGACGTCGCAGACCCCTTCCGCAGCGGCATCCTCCGCATCGCCCGCGCCACCACCGAGGCCGAACTCGCCTGGCTCACCGACACCCTGGCGACCCTGGAAGGCTGA
- a CDS encoding PE-PGRS family protein, with product MAGWHCPRPSGGELERWAADRDPQVRLQALWFRRPPASVVAALAGDPDPQVRAAVCEQAWPHLDAERRAALSTDPSPDVRGAADRQAGRERPMSRSEYDALDPAEQGRARSHRHLDDDLARHLLDDPEYAPRATLAGNPWLSPELVAELAEDDDYRVRDRVAVRPDATEELRARITSRVPEYHSYYRVEWVEDLHDDPEAMRRLARSASVAVRRSVARARLLPPDVLDLLARDPDSGVRSNLASHNEHAPAEVLLEAAVEWTWPGPVLRRPDFPRDALIGFADHPDPMRRRLAPDAPGATAELVERLADDPDGRVRLRAAADPRLSPATALRLLAGTEQEYRAFHDRPGRAVPETHSLREAVIGNPRLPVAALVGLLRDPHSARDAAANPAVPAAVAHRMIDLACGEG from the coding sequence ATGGCCGGCTGGCACTGCCCCCGCCCGTCCGGGGGAGAGCTCGAACGCTGGGCCGCGGACCGGGATCCGCAGGTGCGCCTGCAGGCCCTGTGGTTCCGGCGCCCGCCCGCGTCGGTGGTCGCGGCGTTGGCCGGCGACCCCGATCCGCAGGTACGTGCGGCGGTCTGCGAGCAGGCCTGGCCGCACCTGGACGCGGAGCGGCGGGCCGCACTGTCGACCGACCCGTCACCGGACGTCCGGGGCGCCGCCGACAGGCAGGCCGGGCGGGAGCGCCCGATGTCCCGGTCGGAGTACGACGCCCTCGATCCGGCCGAGCAAGGGCGGGCGCGGAGCCACCGGCACCTCGACGACGACCTCGCCCGACACCTGCTCGACGATCCCGAGTACGCGCCGCGCGCCACCCTCGCCGGGAACCCCTGGCTGAGCCCGGAGCTGGTGGCCGAACTCGCCGAGGACGACGACTACCGCGTCCGCGACCGGGTCGCCGTGCGCCCCGACGCCACGGAGGAACTGCGCGCGCGGATCACCTCCCGGGTTCCCGAGTACCACTCCTACTACCGGGTGGAGTGGGTCGAGGACCTCCATGACGACCCCGAGGCGATGCGGCGCCTGGCCCGCTCCGCGAGCGTCGCCGTCCGGCGTTCGGTGGCGCGCGCCCGCCTGCTCCCGCCGGACGTGCTGGACCTGCTGGCCCGCGACCCGGACAGCGGTGTGCGCTCCAACCTCGCCTCCCACAACGAGCACGCGCCGGCCGAGGTGCTGCTGGAAGCCGCCGTGGAGTGGACCTGGCCCGGACCGGTGCTGCGCCGCCCCGACTTCCCCCGCGACGCCCTCATCGGATTCGCCGACCACCCGGACCCGATGCGGCGCCGACTCGCTCCGGACGCCCCCGGTGCCACCGCCGAGCTGGTGGAACGCCTCGCCGACGACCCCGACGGGCGGGTCCGGCTGCGGGCGGCCGCCGATCCGCGGCTGTCGCCCGCCACCGCCCTGCGGCTGCTCGCCGGCACGGAACAGGAGTACCGGGCGTTCCACGACCGCCCCGGGCGGGCGGTGCCCGAGACGCACTCGCTCCGTGAGGCGGTCATCGGGAATCCCCGGCTGCCGGTCGCCGCGCTCGTCGGCCTCCTCCGCGATCCGCACTCGGCCCGGGACGCGGCGGCCAACCCGGCCGTCCCGGCGGCCGTGGCGCACCGGATGATCGACCTGGCCTGCGGCGAGGGCTGA
- a CDS encoding TetR/AcrR family transcriptional regulator → MPAGTGQDPTDEYGIPIIPDPADAASRKRRAIIDAALAEFLAEGYSAASMDAITAKSGVSKATIYKHFGSKERLFLAVVGGLLPRTYADLAPAGATIAAAPDVRTGLVRHASELARILLRPEIMSLRRLVIGEIDRFPQLGQLWYRVTYDMNNGPLIEALTELTAAGALHVPDPELAVQQLVAATVGIPQLVQTFAPATEPDATALTATIESGVDLFLARYAARS, encoded by the coding sequence ATGCCAGCCGGCACCGGCCAGGACCCGACCGACGAGTACGGCATCCCGATCATCCCCGACCCGGCCGACGCCGCCTCCCGCAAGCGCCGGGCGATCATCGACGCCGCCCTCGCCGAATTCCTGGCGGAGGGCTACTCGGCGGCCTCCATGGACGCCATCACCGCCAAGTCCGGCGTCTCCAAGGCCACCATCTACAAGCACTTCGGCAGCAAGGAGCGCCTCTTCCTCGCCGTCGTCGGCGGCCTCCTCCCCAGGACGTACGCCGACCTCGCACCCGCCGGCGCCACCATCGCCGCCGCACCCGACGTCCGCACCGGACTGGTCCGGCACGCGAGCGAGTTGGCCCGCATCCTGCTCCGGCCCGAGATCATGTCGCTGCGCCGCCTCGTCATCGGCGAGATCGACCGCTTCCCGCAGCTCGGCCAACTCTGGTACCGCGTCACCTACGACATGAACAACGGCCCGCTGATCGAGGCCCTCACCGAACTCACCGCCGCCGGCGCGCTGCACGTCCCCGACCCCGAACTCGCCGTCCAGCAGCTCGTCGCCGCCACCGTCGGCATCCCCCAGCTCGTCCAGACCTTCGCCCCCGCCACCGAACCCGACGCCACCGCCCTCACCGCCACCATCGAGTCCGGCGTCGACCTCTTCCTCGCCCGCTACGCCGCCCGGTCCTGA
- a CDS encoding pirin family protein codes for MTSEAGTAAARRVERVVSPFHTYEGAGFPVRRPFPTGELPFLDPFLMVDQVGPVDLAPGEAKGAPPHPHRGFATIQYVIAGDIANADSRGHRAVVRAGGVQWLTAGSGIVHEALPTEEFLAAGGRQHLLQIWVNLPARHKWTEPASRNADAADLPVVTTPDGAHLTVIAGTTHGARGPFASVTPVLVVHARLAAGGRAAFTAPAGHNAAVYAMTGAARVGDVPLPDGHLAALDRDGERFNVHADGGPAEVLVLAGEPIGEPVARSGPFVMNTAAELRQAEKDFALGRMGRMDG; via the coding sequence ATGACTTCTGAAGCAGGGACCGCAGCCGCCCGCCGGGTCGAGCGCGTCGTCAGCCCGTTCCACACCTACGAGGGCGCCGGGTTCCCCGTCCGCCGGCCCTTCCCGACCGGAGAACTCCCCTTCCTCGACCCGTTCCTGATGGTCGACCAGGTCGGCCCGGTCGACCTCGCCCCCGGCGAGGCCAAGGGCGCGCCCCCGCACCCGCACCGCGGGTTCGCGACCATCCAGTACGTGATCGCCGGCGACATCGCCAACGCCGACTCGCGCGGCCACCGCGCCGTCGTCCGGGCCGGCGGCGTCCAGTGGCTCACCGCGGGCTCCGGGATCGTCCACGAGGCCCTGCCCACCGAGGAGTTCCTCGCCGCGGGCGGCCGGCAGCACCTGCTGCAGATCTGGGTCAACCTGCCCGCCCGGCACAAGTGGACCGAACCCGCCAGCCGGAACGCCGACGCCGCCGACCTGCCCGTCGTCACCACCCCCGACGGCGCCCACCTCACCGTCATCGCGGGCACCACCCACGGCGCGAGGGGCCCGTTCGCGTCCGTCACCCCCGTGCTCGTCGTGCACGCCCGCCTCGCCGCCGGCGGCCGCGCCGCCTTCACCGCACCCGCCGGACACAACGCCGCCGTGTACGCGATGACCGGCGCCGCCCGCGTCGGCGACGTCCCGCTGCCCGACGGACACCTCGCCGCCCTCGACCGGGACGGCGAACGGTTCAACGTCCACGCCGACGGCGGACCGGCCGAGGTCCTGGTCCTCGCCGGCGAACCGATCGGCGAACCCGTCGCGCGCAGCGGCCCGTTCGTGATGAACACCGCCGCCGAACTCCGCCAGGCGGAGAAGGACTTCGCCCTCGGCCGGATGGGACGGATGGACGGGTGA
- a CDS encoding MBL fold metallo-hydrolase, giving the protein MTTVTATHVGTATVLLRIGDLTVLTDPALDPGPADYPAARPLRRLTGPALTADDLPPIHLVLLSHDQHHDNLDASGRRVLAQAATVLTTPEAAGRLGGSAVGLAPWESRRITVGTTTVTVTATPARHGPAGTEQATGAVTGFVIEHDGGTLYLSGDTVRHEELAEIGERFTIDTAFLHLGDAHFPSTGDRRFSLSAAEGAELARTLRARTVVPVHYESWEHLAEDPARIAEAFAAPDLAGRLRRLTPGVPTRL; this is encoded by the coding sequence ATGACCACCGTCACCGCCACCCACGTCGGCACCGCCACCGTCCTGCTCCGGATCGGCGACCTCACGGTCCTCACGGACCCGGCGCTCGACCCCGGCCCTGCCGACTACCCGGCGGCCCGGCCGCTGCGCCGCCTCACCGGACCGGCGCTCACCGCCGACGACCTGCCGCCGATCCACCTGGTGCTGCTCTCGCACGACCAGCACCACGACAACCTGGACGCCTCCGGCCGCCGGGTGCTCGCCCAGGCCGCGACCGTCCTCACCACGCCCGAGGCCGCCGGACGCCTCGGCGGCTCAGCCGTCGGCCTGGCGCCCTGGGAGAGCCGGCGGATCACCGTCGGCACGACCACCGTCACCGTCACCGCGACCCCCGCCCGGCACGGACCCGCCGGCACCGAGCAGGCCACCGGGGCCGTCACCGGCTTCGTGATCGAGCACGACGGCGGCACCCTCTACCTCTCCGGCGACACCGTCCGGCACGAGGAGCTGGCCGAGATCGGCGAGCGCTTCACGATCGACACCGCCTTCCTGCACCTGGGCGACGCGCACTTCCCGTCCACCGGCGACCGGCGCTTCTCGCTCAGCGCCGCCGAGGGCGCCGAACTGGCCCGCACGCTCCGCGCCCGCACCGTCGTCCCGGTCCACTACGAGTCCTGGGAGCACCTGGCCGAGGACCCGGCCCGGATCGCCGAGGCGTTCGCCGCACCCGACCTGGCCGGCCGGCTGCGCCGCCTGACCCCGGGCGTCCCCACCCGGCTCTGA
- a CDS encoding alpha/beta hydrolase: MSATSASTEVRHRTVEVNGRSVFYREAGDPAAPTLVLLHGFPSSSSMFRNLLRDLADAYHLIAPDHLGFGQSDTPPVEEFPYSFDTLTEYTLALLDTLGVDRFALYLQDYGAPIGLRIAAKHPERVTALISQSGNAYLEGFTSFWDVLFAHAKDRAANEGAVRELLTADATRRQYTHGVPADRLDRLSPDTWTLDQAGLDRPGNREIQLQLFWDYQFNLVGYPAFQEYFRTHRPPTLVAWGRNDEIFGPDGATAFARDLPDAEIHLLDAGHFALETHGPEIAALIRDFLARHL; the protein is encoded by the coding sequence ATGTCCGCCACCAGCGCGTCCACCGAGGTCCGGCACCGCACCGTCGAGGTCAACGGCCGGTCGGTCTTCTACCGGGAGGCCGGCGACCCGGCCGCCCCGACCCTGGTCCTGTTGCACGGCTTCCCCAGCAGCTCGTCGATGTTCCGCAACCTGCTGCGCGACCTCGCCGACGCGTACCACCTGATCGCCCCCGACCACCTGGGCTTCGGGCAGTCCGACACCCCGCCGGTCGAGGAGTTCCCCTACAGCTTCGACACCCTCACCGAGTACACCCTGGCGCTGCTCGACACCCTCGGCGTCGACCGCTTCGCCCTCTACCTCCAGGACTACGGCGCGCCGATCGGCCTGCGGATCGCGGCGAAGCACCCCGAGCGGGTCACCGCGCTGATCAGCCAGAGCGGCAACGCGTACCTGGAGGGCTTCACCTCCTTCTGGGACGTGCTGTTCGCCCACGCGAAGGACCGGGCGGCCAACGAGGGGGCCGTCCGGGAGCTGCTGACCGCCGACGCCACCCGCCGGCAGTACACCCACGGGGTGCCCGCCGACCGGCTCGACCGCCTCTCCCCCGACACCTGGACCCTCGACCAGGCGGGGCTGGACCGGCCCGGCAACCGGGAGATCCAGCTCCAGTTGTTCTGGGACTACCAGTTCAACCTGGTCGGCTACCCCGCCTTCCAGGAGTACTTCCGCACCCACCGGCCGCCGACACTGGTCGCCTGGGGGCGCAACGACGAGATCTTCGGCCCGGACGGCGCGACCGCCTTCGCCCGCGACCTCCCCGACGCCGAGATCCACCTCCTCGACGCCGGCCACTTCGCCCTGGAGACCCACGGCCCGGAGATCGCCGCCCTGATCCGCGACTTCCTGGCCCGCCACCTCTGA